A part of Bacillus rossius redtenbacheri isolate Brsri chromosome 1, Brsri_v3, whole genome shotgun sequence genomic DNA contains:
- the LOC134531838 gene encoding uncharacterized protein LOC134531838 isoform X2 — protein MMEFVIVLIFCVVLVIAVMVIGSGMGKATSSQRQMDIINVAQNLYVLIRKGDLKKCDVTQTTAFLLNIAKSTVLKYYKKDIEEVSTPGKKRKKRPQEGKSLDTVDDFTVNAIRNAIYRMYAEGLNVTVDTILKEIRERQIDYYGGRSSLHKLLKKMGFSWTTVDGRKALIENENIVLQRIDFLRKYKEEKERGTVSKSWQDKSLQSAKRRTVGDGKRFIVVNAGGRTGFVPGAGLLFVSGQKTADYHGEMNGETFLMWFEDMLVHLEEPSVIIMDNASYHSTQVEKTPTTNWTKDALIAWLEKNEIKHENNFLKVELLRIAKQNKPRIRWARCVDHVEKLIQADWEREVHIDSGTIPPLIIHLGEDSSSEDSDSEEFEVTTQQVDGDSEVLAVPLDDLPGCSY, from the exons atgatggaatttgttatcgttttgatattttgtgtggttcttgtgattgctgtaatggtaattggttccgggatggggaaagctacttcttcgcagcgtcagatggacatcattaacgtcgctcagaacttatatgttttaattaggaaaggcgacttgaagaaatgtgacgttacgcagacgaccgcgtttcttctcaacatcgcaaagtcaactgttctcaa gtactacaagaaagacattgaagaagtttcaacaccaggaaaaaagaggaaaaaaaggccacaggaaggaaagtcacttgacacagtcgacgatttcacagtaaatgcaatcaggaatgcaatttacaggatgtacgctgaag gtttgaatgttacagtcgacaccattttgaaagaaatcagggaaagacaaatagattattatggtggaagatcaagtcttcataaattgttaaagaagatgggattttcatggacaactgttgatggacgaaaagctttgatagagaatgaaaacatagtattgcagcgaatagatttcttgagaaagtataaagaagaaaaagaaagag gaactgtatcaaagtcatggcaggacaagagtctacaatctgcgaagagacgtactgttggagatggtaaaaggtttattgttgttaatgctggagggcgcactggctttgtgccaggagcaggattactttttgtttcaggtcagaagactgcagactaccatggcgagatgaatggggaaactttcttgatgtggtttgaagacatgttggtgcatcttgaggaacccagtgtcatcataatggacaatgcttcatatcacagcacccag gttgagaaaacacctacaacgaactggaccaaggatgcactgatcgcgtggctggagaagaatgagataaaacatgaaaataattttttgaaagtggagctgctgagaatagctaaacaaaacaagccccgaatacg atgggcgaggtgtgtggatcacgtggagaagctaattcaagcagactgggagagagaagtccacatagacagcggcaccattcctccactcatcatccacctcggcgaggatagttcaagtgaagacagtgacagcgaagaatttgaggttacgacacagcaagtagatggagacagtgaagtactggcagttcctcttgatgatttacccgggtgttcttattga
- the LOC134531838 gene encoding uncharacterized protein LOC134531838 isoform X1, translated as MMEFVIVLIFCVVLVIAVMVIGSGMGKATSSQRQMDIINVAQNLYVLIRKGDLKKCDVTQTTAFLLNIAKSTVLKYYKKDIEEVSTPGKKRKKRPQEGKSLDTVDDFTVNAIRNAIYRMYAEGLNVTVDTILKEIRERQIDYYGGRSSLHKLLKKMGFSWTTVDGRKALIENENIVLQRIDFLRKYKEEKERGANFIFVDETWIFQRGKALIYLKICSVVQYKVFHFHFIYFSGTVSKSWQDKSLQSAKRRTVGDGKRFIVVNAGGRTGFVPGAGLLFVSGQKTADYHGEMNGETFLMWFEDMLVHLEEPSVIIMDNASYHSTQVEKTPTTNWTKDALIAWLEKNEIKHENNFLKVELLRIAKQNKPRIRWARCVDHVEKLIQADWEREVHIDSGTIPPLIIHLGEDSSSEDSDSEEFEVTTQQVDGDSEVLAVPLDDLPGCSY; from the exons atgatggaatttgttatcgttttgatattttgtgtggttcttgtgattgctgtaatggtaattggttccgggatggggaaagctacttcttcgcagcgtcagatggacatcattaacgtcgctcagaacttatatgttttaattaggaaaggcgacttgaagaaatgtgacgttacgcagacgaccgcgtttcttctcaacatcgcaaagtcaactgttctcaa gtactacaagaaagacattgaagaagtttcaacaccaggaaaaaagaggaaaaaaaggccacaggaaggaaagtcacttgacacagtcgacgatttcacagtaaatgcaatcaggaatgcaatttacaggatgtacgctgaag gtttgaatgttacagtcgacaccattttgaaagaaatcagggaaagacaaatagattattatggtggaagatcaagtcttcataaattgttaaagaagatgggattttcatggacaactgttgatggacgaaaagctttgatagagaatgaaaacatagtattgcagcgaatagatttcttgagaaagtataaagaagaaaaagaaagaggtgccaatttcatatttgttgatgaaacatggattttccagagaggcaaggcattaatttatttgaaaatttgttctgtggtccaatacaaagtatttcatttccatttcatatatttttcaggaactgtatcaaagtcatggcaggacaagagtctacaatctgcgaagagacgtactgttggagatggtaaaaggtttattgttgttaatgctggagggcgcactggctttgtgccaggagcaggattactttttgtttcaggtcagaagactgcagactaccatggcgagatgaatggggaaactttcttgatgtggtttgaagacatgttggtgcatcttgaggaacccagtgtcatcataatggacaatgcttcatatcacagcacccag gttgagaaaacacctacaacgaactggaccaaggatgcactgatcgcgtggctggagaagaatgagataaaacatgaaaataattttttgaaagtggagctgctgagaatagctaaacaaaacaagccccgaatacg atgggcgaggtgtgtggatcacgtggagaagctaattcaagcagactgggagagagaagtccacatagacagcggcaccattcctccactcatcatccacctcggcgaggatagttcaagtgaagacagtgacagcgaagaatttgaggttacgacacagcaagtagatggagacagtgaagtactggcagttcctcttgatgatttacccgggtgttcttattga
- the LOC134531838 gene encoding uncharacterized protein LOC134531838 isoform X3, with amino-acid sequence MMEFVIVLIFCVVLVIAVMVIGSGMGKATSSQRQMDIINVAQNLYVLIRKGDLKKCDVTQTTAFLLNIAKSTVLKYYKKDIEEVSTPGKKRKKRPQEGKSLDTVDDFTVNAIRNAIYRMYAEGLNVTVDTILKEIRERQIDYYGGRSSLHKLLKKMGFSWTTVDGRKALIENENIVLQRIDFLRKYKEEKERGANFIFVDETWIFQRGKALIYLKICSVVQYKVFHFHFIYFSGTVSKSWQDKSLQSAKRRTVGDGKRFIVVNAGGRTGFVPGAGLLFVSGQKTADYHGEMNGETFLMWFEDMLVHLEEPSVIIMDNASYHSTQMGEVCGSRGEANSSRLGERSPHRQRHHSSTHHPPRRG; translated from the exons atgatggaatttgttatcgttttgatattttgtgtggttcttgtgattgctgtaatggtaattggttccgggatggggaaagctacttcttcgcagcgtcagatggacatcattaacgtcgctcagaacttatatgttttaattaggaaaggcgacttgaagaaatgtgacgttacgcagacgaccgcgtttcttctcaacatcgcaaagtcaactgttctcaa gtactacaagaaagacattgaagaagtttcaacaccaggaaaaaagaggaaaaaaaggccacaggaaggaaagtcacttgacacagtcgacgatttcacagtaaatgcaatcaggaatgcaatttacaggatgtacgctgaag gtttgaatgttacagtcgacaccattttgaaagaaatcagggaaagacaaatagattattatggtggaagatcaagtcttcataaattgttaaagaagatgggattttcatggacaactgttgatggacgaaaagctttgatagagaatgaaaacatagtattgcagcgaatagatttcttgagaaagtataaagaagaaaaagaaagaggtgccaatttcatatttgttgatgaaacatggattttccagagaggcaaggcattaatttatttgaaaatttgttctgtggtccaatacaaagtatttcatttccatttcatatatttttcaggaactgtatcaaagtcatggcaggacaagagtctacaatctgcgaagagacgtactgttggagatggtaaaaggtttattgttgttaatgctggagggcgcactggctttgtgccaggagcaggattactttttgtttcaggtcagaagactgcagactaccatggcgagatgaatggggaaactttcttgatgtggtttgaagacatgttggtgcatcttgaggaacccagtgtcatcataatggacaatgcttcatatcacagcacccag atgggcgaggtgtgtggatcacgtggagaagctaattcaagcagactgggagagagaagtccacatagacagcggcaccattcctccactcatcatccacctcggcgaggatag